The genomic interval CCGCTGATATTCTTACCCCGAATCATTTTGAGGTTGAATACTTGACTGGCGGCACCCCATTAACCAGTACAAAAGCATTGGTTAACGGCGCACGCAGCCTATTACACGATCACCTACGCGCGTTGGTGGTTACCAGCGCCTGCTTAGATGACACCCCCGCTGATCAGATCAGCATTCTGATTGTCACCAAAGACAGCGTTGACTCATTCCACCATCCTCGGGTGGATTGTAACGTTAGAGGCAGCGGCGATACGTTTAATGCGGCACTCACTGCGGCCTTACTCGATGGCAAAACCTTACGCGAAGCTGCAGAACAAGCCGCCGATTATGTCATCCGAGCGATGCGCCAGACCGCTGCTGACAATTTAGGCGAATTATTACTGCCGCCTAGGGCATGATCAACCGTCGCAACCTGCTGATTCTCGCACTTTGTGCTGGATTGGCAGCTATTTTATGGCTGTTTCGCAGCGATGAACCTATAGCACAACAGCCGCCACTACCCAATAACGCGCGTATCGTCGCCCTAGGCGACTCATTAACCTATGGCTTTGGCGCGCTGCGCGGCCAAGACTATCCTGCCGTTCTCGCTGAATTATCAGAATTAGAAGTCATCAATATGGGGGTTAATGGCGATACTTCAGCAGATGTGTTGGCAAGAATAGATGCGGTGATTGCCATACATCCGGATTTGGTCTTATTGGGTGTGGGTGGTAA from Suttonella sp. R2A3 carries:
- a CDS encoding GDSL-type esterase/lipase family protein, translating into MINRRNLLILALCAGLAAILWLFRSDEPIAQQPPLPNNARIVALGDSLTYGFGALRGQDYPAVLAELSELEVINMGVNGDTSADVLARIDAVIAIHPDLVLLGVGGNDVLQRVDPQATKRHIAQTIEALAQADIAVLLIAEPHFSASNMIGIARDNPIYAELAASHDLALFADQWSQILSDEALKSDEIHANADGYRQFARALYQFLQVVGYL